In Paenibacillus sp. FSL R7-0345, a single window of DNA contains:
- a CDS encoding phosphatase PAP2 family protein, with protein MNILLYQSMNHVVLFTIVAVVLLIWLGSRRNPLFAFLEVGKELLRSYKFLLIVAGMISVLTLNKYELQIEKKMHLGSNFTSFIFGIEGHFVQHIQQLFYAPWLTPVIVFFYIFMLQSVLGASLGVYLLDKNRVMLYATCYTIMLVYAVAIPFYLYFPVNEAWSYAPAGVRFVMLDVFPRFEQEYRPLSGLNNCFPSLHTAISVSTAILAYRSGNRRWMVVTTVSAAMIVFGIFYLGIHWLTDMIGGTILAVVSTSVAVQLAKLTLRSGQETLTVPSRATNS; from the coding sequence TTGAATATTTTGCTTTACCAATCGATGAATCATGTAGTGCTGTTCACAATCGTAGCCGTAGTCCTGTTAATCTGGCTCGGTTCCAGGCGCAACCCTTTGTTTGCATTTCTAGAGGTCGGGAAAGAGCTGCTCCGCTCCTATAAGTTCTTATTGATTGTTGCCGGCATGATCAGTGTCCTGACCCTTAATAAATATGAATTGCAGATTGAGAAAAAAATGCATCTCGGCTCCAACTTCACCTCATTTATTTTCGGGATCGAGGGGCATTTCGTCCAGCATATCCAGCAGCTTTTTTATGCGCCCTGGCTGACCCCGGTCATTGTGTTCTTCTATATTTTTATGCTTCAGTCCGTACTCGGCGCTTCGCTGGGTGTGTACCTGCTCGATAAAAACCGGGTTATGCTCTATGCAACATGCTACACGATCATGCTGGTCTATGCCGTTGCGATTCCCTTCTATCTCTACTTTCCGGTCAACGAGGCCTGGTCCTATGCCCCGGCAGGCGTCAGATTCGTCATGCTGGATGTTTTTCCGAGATTTGAACAGGAATACCGGCCGCTGTCCGGTCTGAACAACTGCTTCCCGAGTCTGCATACGGCCATATCTGTTTCTACTGCGATCCTGGCTTACCGCTCCGGTAACCGGCGCTGGATGGTTGTTACAACAGTCTCGGCGGCTATGATTGTGTTCGGAATTTTCTATCTCGGCATCCACTGGCTGACTGATATGATTGGCGGTACGATACTTGCCGTAGTCTCCACTTCTGTGGCTGTCCAGCTGGCGAAGCTGACTCTGCGCAGCGGACAGGAGACCCTTACCGTTCCCAGCCGGGCCACGAATTCCTGA
- the yajC gene encoding preprotein translocase subunit YajC, with translation MFQLASGGAGSGGSILGLVGPFVLMFVVFYFLLIRPQQKKTKTRNSMLKALKKGDKIVTIGGLHGTIVELSDDIVVLRVNDVTKLTFDRGSISHAVTVAEEKE, from the coding sequence ATGTTTCAATTAGCATCAGGTGGAGCTGGAAGCGGCGGCAGCATTCTGGGTCTGGTAGGCCCGTTTGTGCTCATGTTCGTGGTATTCTATTTCCTGTTGATCCGTCCGCAGCAAAAGAAGACCAAGACGCGCAATTCCATGCTGAAAGCGCTGAAGAAGGGCGACAAGATCGTTACAATCGGCGGCCTGCACGGAACGATTGTTGAGTTGTCCGACGATATCGTTGTTCTGCGGGTAAATGATGTAACCAAGCTGACCTTTGACCGCGGGTCGATCAGTCATGCCGTTACAGTTGCGGAGGAAAAAGAATAA
- the tgt gene encoding tRNA guanosine(34) transglycosylase Tgt, producing MAAITYEHIKTCKQSGARLGRVHTPHGIIETPTFMPVGTQATVKTMAPEELKQMDAQIILSNTYHLFLRPGHDIVREAGGLHKFMNWDRPILTDSGGFQVFSLSDMRKITEEGVHFRSHLNGDKKFLSPEVAMEVQNALGSDIMMAFDECPPYPAEYDYVKKSLERTTRWAERCLKAHARPEDQGLFAIVQGGMYEDLRRQSAADLTSMDFPGYAIGGLSVGESKQIMYDVLDYTVPLLPQNKPRYLMGVGSPDALLEGAIRGVDMFDCVLPTRIARNGTTMTSQGRLVVRNAQYARDFGPLDPECNCYTCRNYSRAYLRHLIKADETFGLRLTTYHNLQFLLDLMRKVREAIREDRLLDFRDEFFAQYGLYDNLKGF from the coding sequence ATGGCAGCAATTACGTATGAACACATTAAGACCTGCAAGCAGTCCGGAGCCCGGCTCGGCAGAGTCCACACACCACACGGTATTATCGAGACACCTACCTTTATGCCGGTGGGCACACAGGCAACCGTCAAAACAATGGCTCCTGAAGAGCTCAAGCAAATGGATGCCCAGATTATTCTGAGCAACACCTATCACCTGTTCCTGCGTCCGGGCCATGATATTGTACGCGAAGCCGGCGGACTGCATAAATTCATGAACTGGGACCGTCCGATTCTGACCGACAGCGGCGGGTTCCAGGTATTTTCGCTCAGTGATATGCGCAAAATCACCGAGGAAGGCGTACATTTCCGCTCCCACCTCAACGGAGACAAAAAGTTCCTGTCACCTGAAGTGGCAATGGAGGTTCAGAACGCACTCGGATCCGATATAATGATGGCCTTTGATGAGTGCCCGCCTTACCCGGCAGAATATGATTATGTCAAAAAATCACTGGAGCGCACAACGCGCTGGGCGGAAAGATGCCTCAAGGCTCATGCCCGTCCGGAGGACCAGGGGTTGTTTGCAATCGTGCAGGGCGGCATGTATGAAGACCTGCGCCGTCAGAGTGCTGCTGATTTGACTTCCATGGATTTCCCGGGGTATGCTATTGGGGGGCTTAGTGTCGGTGAGTCCAAGCAGATTATGTATGATGTGCTGGATTATACCGTTCCGCTCCTGCCGCAGAACAAACCACGTTACTTGATGGGCGTCGGTTCACCGGATGCGCTGCTTGAAGGGGCAATCCGCGGAGTGGACATGTTCGACTGCGTCCTGCCTACCCGTATCGCCCGCAACGGAACCACGATGACCAGCCAGGGAAGACTGGTTGTGCGCAATGCGCAGTATGCCCGTGATTTCGGACCGCTTGATCCGGAGTGCAACTGCTATACCTGCCGGAATTATTCCCGTGCTTATTTGCGCCATCTGATCAAGGCCGATGAAACCTTTGGCTTGCGCTTAACGACCTATCACAATCTGCAGTTCCTGCTGGATTTGATGCGTAAGGTCCGGGAAGCAATCAGAGAAGACCGGCTGCTTGATTTCCGTGATGAGTTTTTTGCACAGTACGGTTTGTATGATAATCTTAAAGGCTTCTAG
- a CDS encoding TIGR04086 family membrane protein — protein MYLIRRLFSWRISSPVLSGLCRSFMWMLLGAVVLSLLLWSSGMKEQDLAMYTYIVHGIAAAFGGLTAGRRAVSRGWYQGALTGVFYGVIVLLVGFLALDSSPAGIDGLWVLTAAAIGALGGIFGVNLQKN, from the coding sequence ATGTATTTAATCCGGCGTCTGTTCTCGTGGAGAATATCAAGTCCTGTACTCTCGGGGTTATGCCGCTCCTTCATGTGGATGCTGCTGGGAGCCGTCGTCCTATCGCTCCTGCTGTGGAGCAGCGGAATGAAAGAGCAGGATCTCGCGATGTACACCTACATTGTCCACGGTATTGCCGCCGCATTCGGCGGTCTGACTGCCGGACGTCGAGCGGTAAGCAGGGGCTGGTATCAGGGTGCGCTGACAGGGGTATTTTATGGAGTAATTGTGCTGCTGGTCGGTTTTCTTGCCCTGGACAGCTCTCCTGCTGGCATTGACGGCTTATGGGTGCTGACAGCAGCAGCAATCGGTGCACTCGGAGGAATATTTGGTGTTAATTTACAAAAAAACTAG
- a CDS encoding DUF421 domain-containing protein, whose product MLQHIASHIFLTVLMYFFIFLCMRVMGKREIGKLSVFDLTISIMIAEIAVFVIDDIKRPIYDGITPMVTLVVIQIIVAQLSLKSRKLRLLIDGRPSVLISNGKLHRSEMRRQRYNMDDLLLQLRGQNIVSPADVEFAILETSGQLTVIEKNKNVSSSNQSGNSSDTAENEGQDSGGGSDGGSDSSGGSSGSGKSGNSGKAAGVNLSKSKIRYEGLPVPLIMDGKVQDDNLEMIGKNRFWLRTQIRQKGVSEFRDVFLCSIDHTGKIYVDRLRSR is encoded by the coding sequence ATGCTCCAGCATATTGCCAGCCACATCTTTCTGACCGTGCTGATGTATTTCTTCATTTTCCTGTGCATGCGGGTTATGGGGAAACGGGAAATCGGCAAGCTGTCAGTGTTTGACCTGACGATTTCCATTATGATTGCGGAGATTGCTGTTTTTGTCATTGATGACATTAAACGCCCCATCTATGACGGTATAACCCCGATGGTAACTCTGGTTGTAATCCAGATTATTGTCGCACAGCTCAGTCTTAAAAGCAGAAAGCTGCGGCTGCTGATTGACGGCAGGCCAAGTGTGCTGATCTCAAACGGGAAGCTGCACCGGAGTGAAATGCGCAGACAGCGCTATAATATGGATGATCTGCTGCTTCAGCTGCGCGGGCAGAATATTGTCAGTCCGGCCGATGTGGAATTCGCTATTCTGGAGACAAGCGGCCAGTTGACAGTGATTGAGAAGAATAAAAATGTCTCGTCTTCGAACCAGTCCGGCAACAGCAGTGATACTGCCGAGAACGAGGGGCAGGATTCTGGAGGAGGTTCTGACGGCGGCAGTGACAGCTCCGGCGGCTCTAGCGGTTCCGGTAAATCAGGGAACTCCGGAAAAGCTGCAGGCGTTAATCTGTCTAAGAGCAAAATCAGATATGAAGGTCTGCCGGTGCCGCTGATCATGGACGGGAAGGTTCAGGATGATAACCTGGAAATGATCGGCAAAAACCGGTTCTGGCTGCGGACGCAGATCCGCCAGAAAGGCGTATCCGAGTTCCGCGATGTATTTCTGTGCTCCATTGACCATACAGGCAAAATTTATGTAGACCGGCTGCGCAGCCGGTGA
- the ruvA gene encoding Holliday junction branch migration protein RuvA yields MIDFLRGPVVYLESEYIVLDIQGVGYRVFCPNPYAFAKTEGPVMVYIHYQTREDATLLFGFPTREEQKLFRKLIEVSGIGPRVALGILTGGTPDQLISAIYQENITFLTKLPGIGKKTAQRMVLDLRDKLDGLSSVPIQTGLFAVAAEADAKAAALPWEEARDALKALGYTEAELDRVWLTMKKEGTDTGTVDVLMKKALGLLYIAK; encoded by the coding sequence ATGATAGATTTTTTAAGAGGACCCGTCGTTTATCTGGAATCCGAATATATTGTGCTGGATATCCAGGGAGTCGGATACCGGGTGTTCTGCCCGAACCCTTATGCTTTTGCCAAGACCGAAGGGCCTGTAATGGTCTACATCCATTATCAGACACGTGAAGACGCCACGCTGCTGTTCGGCTTCCCGACCCGGGAGGAGCAGAAGCTGTTCCGCAAGCTGATTGAGGTGTCCGGCATCGGACCGCGGGTGGCGCTCGGCATTCTGACCGGCGGAACGCCGGACCAGCTGATCTCGGCCATCTACCAGGAGAACATCACGTTCCTGACCAAGCTGCCGGGCATCGGCAAAAAGACCGCCCAGCGGATGGTCCTCGACCTGCGCGACAAGCTGGACGGACTGAGCTCCGTGCCAATCCAGACCGGATTGTTCGCTGTAGCGGCTGAAGCGGATGCGAAGGCTGCCGCCCTGCCTTGGGAAGAAGCGCGGGATGCACTGAAGGCCCTGGGTTATACAGAAGCAGAGCTTGACCGTGTGTGGCTGACAATGAAGAAGGAAGGCACGGATACGGGGACTGTCGATGTGCTGATGAAGAAGGCGCTGGGGCTGCTGTATATAGCCAAATAG
- the ruvB gene encoding Holliday junction branch migration DNA helicase RuvB: protein MDDRIISANLMMDEQAVEFSLRPRYLGEYIGQNQVKENLKIYIEAAKMRSEALDHVLLYGPPGLGKTTLANIIANELGVNLRTTSGPAIERPGDLAALLTNLQEGDVLFIDEIHRLHRTVEEVMYPAMEDFALDIMIGKGPSARSVRLDLPPFTLIGATTRAGLLSAPLRDRFGVVSRLEYYTIDELSFIVSRSSEMLGIEIIGDAAEAVALRSRGTPRIANRLLKRVRDFAQVRGDGIITPDIAAESLKMLQVDPRGLDSIDHKMLNAMITSFRGGPVGLDTIAATIGEESQTIEDVYEPYLLQIGFLQRTPRGRIVTPAAYHHLGLPLPPQQH from the coding sequence ATGGACGACCGGATTATATCAGCCAATCTGATGATGGACGAGCAGGCGGTGGAATTCAGCCTGCGTCCGCGTTATCTGGGCGAATATATCGGACAGAATCAGGTGAAGGAAAACCTTAAAATATATATTGAAGCCGCCAAAATGCGCAGCGAAGCGCTGGATCACGTACTGCTGTACGGCCCGCCGGGACTCGGCAAAACGACGCTGGCGAACATTATCGCCAATGAGCTCGGCGTGAATCTGCGGACCACCTCCGGCCCGGCGATTGAACGGCCCGGTGACCTGGCGGCCCTGCTGACTAATCTGCAGGAGGGCGATGTGCTGTTCATCGACGAGATTCACCGGCTCCACCGTACGGTGGAGGAGGTCATGTATCCGGCGATGGAGGATTTTGCCCTTGATATTATGATCGGCAAAGGGCCGAGCGCCCGTTCTGTCCGGCTGGATTTGCCGCCGTTTACGCTGATCGGGGCGACGACCCGCGCAGGGCTGCTGTCTGCGCCGCTGCGCGACCGTTTCGGTGTGGTCAGCCGGCTGGAGTACTATACGATTGATGAGCTTAGCTTCATAGTCTCACGCAGTTCCGAAATGCTCGGCATTGAGATTATCGGTGATGCGGCAGAGGCGGTTGCCCTGCGTTCACGGGGGACACCGCGGATTGCCAACCGCCTGCTGAAGCGGGTCCGTGACTTCGCTCAGGTACGGGGCGACGGGATTATCACCCCGGATATCGCTGCCGAGTCGCTGAAGATGCTGCAGGTTGACCCGCGCGGTCTGGACAGCATTGACCACAAGATGCTTAACGCGATGATTACCTCCTTCCGCGGCGGGCCTGTCGGGCTGGATACGATTGCCGCTACAATAGGCGAGGAGAGTCAGACCATTGAAGATGTATATGAACCTTATCTGCTGCAGATCGGTTTTTTGCAGCGGACGCCAAGAGGCAGAATTGTAACACCTGCCGCCTATCATCATCTGGGGCTGCCGCTTCCGCCGCAGCAGCATTAA
- the queA gene encoding tRNA preQ1(34) S-adenosylmethionine ribosyltransferase-isomerase QueA: MNVEDYDFHLPEELIAQTPLLDRSASRLLMVNKENGQIQHRHFTDILEQFQPGDTLVLNDTRVIPARLFGVKEDTGAKAEVLLLKNLGEERWEALVKPGKKLKNGAVIVFSDELKAVIEEEADMGGRTLRFIYKGIFQEILDRLGSMPLPPYIKETLDDRERYQTVYARHEGSAAAPTAGLHFTKELLEQIAAKGVNIAYITLHVGLGTFRPMSVEKVEEHVMHAEYYELSQETADLLNEAKARGGRIIAVGTTSCRTLETAGREAAGGPLTAGSGWTDIFIYPGYPFTVVNALITNFHLPKSTLVMLVSALAGREHILAAYEEAIREKYRFFSFGDAMFIY; this comes from the coding sequence ATGAACGTAGAAGATTATGACTTTCATTTGCCGGAGGAGCTGATAGCCCAGACTCCGCTGCTTGACCGCAGTGCTTCACGACTGCTGATGGTGAACAAGGAGAACGGACAAATACAGCACCGGCATTTCACAGATATACTGGAGCAGTTCCAGCCCGGAGATACGCTGGTGCTGAATGACACCCGGGTTATTCCGGCCAGATTGTTCGGGGTTAAGGAAGATACCGGTGCCAAAGCAGAAGTGCTGCTTCTCAAGAATCTTGGTGAAGAACGCTGGGAAGCACTGGTGAAGCCGGGCAAGAAGCTGAAGAACGGTGCAGTAATTGTGTTCAGCGATGAGCTTAAGGCTGTTATTGAAGAAGAGGCTGATATGGGCGGACGGACGCTCCGCTTCATCTATAAGGGGATTTTTCAGGAAATTCTCGACCGGCTTGGCTCGATGCCGCTGCCTCCTTACATCAAGGAGACACTCGATGACCGCGAACGGTATCAGACGGTGTACGCCCGCCATGAAGGATCGGCGGCTGCTCCGACAGCTGGTCTGCATTTTACCAAAGAGCTGCTGGAACAAATTGCGGCAAAGGGTGTAAATATCGCTTATATTACTCTTCACGTCGGACTAGGCACCTTCCGGCCTATGTCGGTAGAGAAGGTAGAAGAGCATGTTATGCATGCGGAATATTATGAACTGTCCCAGGAAACAGCGGATTTGCTCAATGAAGCGAAGGCGCGGGGCGGCCGGATTATTGCCGTCGGCACCACCTCCTGCCGGACGCTTGAAACAGCCGGCAGAGAGGCAGCGGGCGGACCGCTCACGGCCGGCAGCGGCTGGACGGATATTTTCATTTATCCCGGCTATCCGTTTACTGTGGTCAATGCGCTGATTACGAATTTCCATCTGCCGAAATCCACACTAGTTATGCTAGTCAGTGCTTTAGCAGGACGGGAGCATATTCTCGCCGCTTATGAGGAAGCAATCAGGGAGAAATACCGGTTCTTCAGCTTTGGAGATGCAATGTTTATTTATTAA
- the ruvC gene encoding crossover junction endodeoxyribonuclease RuvC: MRILGIDPGLAIVGFGFVDKEGNKLTPVQYGSIQTEAHTPEEERLLHVYEGMVQLIERYKPDAVAIEKLFFARNVTTALPVAQARGVLILAAVQKGLPVSEYTPMMVKQAVVGYGKAEKKQVQEMVKLLLKLSAVPKPDDVADALAVAVCHAHSVSLNSKLNEVLRK; encoded by the coding sequence TTGCGTATTTTGGGAATTGACCCGGGGCTGGCGATTGTCGGCTTCGGTTTTGTTGATAAGGAAGGAAATAAACTGACACCGGTCCAGTATGGCTCCATTCAGACGGAGGCGCATACGCCGGAGGAAGAACGGCTCCTGCATGTTTATGAGGGGATGGTTCAGCTGATTGAACGGTATAAGCCGGATGCGGTTGCGATTGAAAAGCTGTTTTTTGCCCGTAATGTAACCACTGCACTCCCGGTGGCACAGGCCCGCGGCGTGCTGATTCTGGCAGCTGTACAGAAGGGGCTTCCGGTCTCCGAATATACGCCGATGATGGTGAAGCAGGCGGTTGTCGGATACGGCAAGGCCGAGAAGAAGCAGGTCCAGGAAATGGTGAAGCTGCTGCTGAAGCTGTCCGCAGTCCCGAAGCCGGATGATGTGGCGGATGCGCTGGCGGTAGCCGTGTGTCATGCCCATTCTGTGAGTCTTAATTCCAAATTAAATGAGGTATTGCGAAAATGA
- a CDS encoding BofC C-terminal domain-containing protein has product MKKQLWRRWRRWKNAPWVGAACIVLTVLAWRGMQVPQQLGRLLSTAEWNMPEAAGTFYDPLPGGNQDNSVAALAAVHHNTGEDGSITLERAKLLETVNTEGISRSVHLKTVYVTGEEIQTLSGLQSPARQKALIKDRPGWSGWISGEGDLWLEKRVNDLSPLTKQNAYIGVDEEGNLSLFKGRPEGEEVLKTFFQMDMGSMKSSLPEEVWKQLHEGIRVQDIEEYNSVLSTFSDYARDSAEQVMQREK; this is encoded by the coding sequence TTGAAAAAACAACTGTGGCGGCGGTGGAGACGGTGGAAAAATGCCCCTTGGGTTGGAGCGGCCTGTATCGTATTAACGGTGCTCGCCTGGCGGGGGATGCAGGTTCCGCAGCAGCTGGGCCGGCTGCTCAGCACGGCTGAATGGAATATGCCGGAAGCGGCAGGTACATTCTATGATCCGCTGCCGGGCGGAAACCAGGATAACAGTGTAGCGGCTCTGGCAGCTGTTCATCATAATACCGGAGAAGACGGCAGTATTACGCTGGAACGTGCTAAATTATTGGAGACGGTAAACACTGAGGGAATTAGCCGTTCCGTTCATCTCAAAACGGTTTACGTGACCGGTGAGGAGATTCAGACATTATCGGGGCTGCAAAGCCCTGCCCGGCAGAAAGCGCTGATCAAAGACCGCCCGGGCTGGAGCGGGTGGATCAGCGGTGAGGGCGACCTCTGGCTGGAGAAGCGGGTAAATGACCTGTCACCGCTGACCAAGCAGAATGCCTACATCGGAGTCGATGAAGAGGGCAATCTGAGCCTGTTCAAAGGCCGGCCGGAAGGGGAAGAGGTGCTGAAGACCTTTTTTCAGATGGATATGGGCTCGATGAAATCCTCACTTCCCGAAGAGGTGTGGAAGCAACTGCATGAAGGGATACGCGTGCAGGATATCGAGGAGTACAACAGTGTGCTTTCGACCTTCAGCGACTACGCGCGGGACTCGGCAGAACAGGTAATGCAAAGGGAAAAATAA
- a CDS encoding SpoIID/LytB domain-containing protein, whose amino-acid sequence MKFARRLSRVLLCAALTAGGMLLPAADSHAESAPVRVALYADIGSKYKSTVPYVTLQSTEAFNLMSGGTTLLPVPGNSRIRVSLDLYKIKVMETSSWQTAADAAKKLTATSDKPQLFVTTRGGANVYQLYTAPYASEAAAKDGLARVNKAGLPIPDGQAAAVKGTKHLLAGDFSTSQEAEAVLGSITAAGIDAWKVLAAGADGSARFQVWAGEAVNDSELTALQAQAAAVLPQLSLGSAAVSTPGLIIRSDAGMDWSSQSEAYHYVVSGSGAKFLAAGNASGIQITERSKRTYRGDLELSGLAGSLAVINVVSMEQYLYAVVGGEVSSSWPSEALKAQAVAARSYARAQGNKFEVANVVDTTLSQVYNGTGAEAPSIIKAVDDTAGEVLMSGGKVVEAVFSSNSGGKTADPSEVWNNGGDPFVSVPSAEDKAAVASSKQWYYLLLPSGVAGYAREDNIKLTGQKNAAGLSLATATTKDVNVRPLPVIESSANPVGKLNPGDNAVVLDQVYENGSYSWIKGPYTSAELLKSLSGKTSNALPSSISSLQVTQRGPSGRATQVKANGEILQVKYPDLFRSAFNGLPSTLFDIVPSGSYTVLGADGKTATVSGSQTAGVLSATGKVSANTSGTVVMGADTSARVVTGTSGFYFVGWGNGHGLGMSQWGVKGMADNGYDYKQILQHYFYNVTIVKE is encoded by the coding sequence ATGAAATTTGCCAGGCGGCTGAGCCGTGTGCTCCTGTGCGCAGCGCTGACAGCCGGAGGCATGCTTCTTCCTGCAGCTGACAGTCATGCCGAATCCGCACCGGTCCGGGTTGCGCTTTATGCCGATATCGGCAGCAAATATAAATCCACTGTCCCGTACGTTACATTACAATCAACAGAGGCATTCAATCTGATGTCCGGCGGAACAACGCTGCTGCCCGTACCCGGGAACAGCAGAATCCGTGTGAGCCTCGATTTGTACAAGATTAAAGTGATGGAGACCTCCTCCTGGCAGACCGCGGCTGATGCCGCGAAGAAGCTGACGGCCACTTCGGACAAGCCGCAATTGTTCGTAACTACACGCGGCGGCGCCAATGTATATCAGCTGTACACCGCTCCTTATGCCAGTGAAGCTGCTGCGAAGGACGGGCTTGCCCGCGTGAATAAAGCAGGCTTGCCGATTCCCGACGGACAAGCGGCGGCCGTGAAGGGTACCAAGCACCTTCTCGCCGGAGACTTTTCTACCTCTCAGGAAGCGGAGGCAGTGCTGGGCAGTATAACGGCTGCCGGCATAGATGCCTGGAAGGTACTGGCGGCCGGCGCTGACGGCAGCGCCCGGTTTCAGGTATGGGCCGGGGAAGCGGTAAACGACAGTGAGCTGACTGCTCTGCAGGCACAGGCAGCAGCGGTACTTCCGCAATTATCCTTGGGCAGCGCAGCTGTCAGTACACCAGGCTTGATCATCCGCAGTGATGCAGGGATGGACTGGAGCAGCCAGAGTGAGGCCTATCATTATGTAGTCTCCGGCAGCGGAGCGAAATTTCTGGCCGCCGGCAACGCATCCGGGATACAGATCACGGAAAGATCCAAACGCACCTACCGCGGAGATCTGGAGCTCAGCGGACTTGCCGGATCACTTGCAGTTATTAATGTGGTGTCTATGGAGCAATATCTGTATGCTGTAGTCGGCGGCGAGGTTTCCTCAAGCTGGCCGTCCGAAGCATTGAAGGCCCAGGCAGTAGCTGCACGCAGCTATGCGCGGGCCCAGGGCAACAAGTTCGAGGTTGCCAATGTAGTTGATACAACACTTAGCCAGGTATATAACGGAACCGGCGCTGAAGCACCGTCAATTATTAAGGCGGTCGATGATACTGCAGGCGAGGTGCTGATGAGCGGCGGCAAGGTAGTCGAGGCCGTTTTCTCTTCCAACAGCGGCGGCAAGACAGCCGATCCTTCCGAGGTATGGAATAACGGCGGCGATCCTTTCGTCAGTGTACCTAGTGCAGAGGATAAAGCGGCAGTGGCATCCTCGAAGCAGTGGTATTATCTGCTGCTGCCAAGCGGCGTGGCCGGTTATGCGCGTGAAGACAATATTAAACTGACCGGCCAAAAGAATGCCGCCGGACTGAGCCTTGCGACAGCAACAACCAAAGATGTCAATGTCCGGCCTCTGCCGGTTATCGAAAGCAGTGCTAATCCCGTAGGCAAGCTGAATCCGGGAGACAACGCTGTAGTGCTGGATCAGGTCTATGAAAACGGCAGCTACAGCTGGATCAAGGGACCGTATACTTCAGCTGAGCTGCTCAAAAGTCTGAGCGGCAAGACAAGTAATGCTCTTCCGTCCTCGATCAGCAGCCTGCAGGTAACCCAGCGCGGACCTTCGGGCAGAGCTACCCAGGTGAAGGCAAACGGAGAAATTCTGCAGGTGAAATATCCGGATTTATTCCGGTCTGCCTTTAATGGATTGCCGAGTACTCTGTTTGATATTGTACCTTCCGGAAGTTATACTGTATTAGGCGCTGACGGCAAAACGGCTACAGTCAGCGGTTCACAGACAGCAGGCGTACTGTCCGCAACCGGCAAAGTGTCCGCTAATACCAGCGGAACAGTTGTCATGGGTGCAGATACTTCTGCACGTGTCGTAACCGGAACCAGCGGATTCTATTTTGTCGGCTGGGGGAACGGCCATGGCCTCGGCATGTCCCAATGGGGCGTTAAGGGCATGGCGGACAACGGGTATGATTATAAGCAAATATTGCAACACTATTTTTATAACGTTACTATAGTTAAGGAATGA